One Malassezia restricta chromosome III, complete sequence DNA segment encodes these proteins:
- a CDS encoding Dsk2-ubiquitin-like protein, which yields MSNTDEDAGKSITLHIKGPSALKLSVTISKDQTVLQLKERIATENNDFPAESQRLIYSGKVLKDPETLASYNVQDNHTIHMVRAAIKTSSGASNTPASSGRTMSQATASRAAEAQGVPSSFSAGQQFTNNPLSALNRADYAGPHMANLLNEAGGMFGNFGGMNPRDPNVMLGMMQNPEFLQHMRSMLARPEVVDQIIASNPQMQAMGPQVRDMMQSEYFRDLVTNPEMIQRMTQLSQMMGGLPGTGAPSWPPPGAFGAPPTQDSAQRDAAHNAASDPLASLAQLQSLLGGMGGAAGAGGLNPLAAALAGSGNQAQPTDQRAPEERYATQLEQLQTMGFLDPRENLRALLMSGGSVEGAVTILLD from the coding sequence ATGTCTAATACGGACGAAGACGCAGGCAAGAGCATTACATTGCATATCAAGGGGCCAAGTGCGCTGAAGCTTTCTGTTACGATCTCGAAGGATCAGACGGTCCTGCAGTTGAAGGAGCGAATTGCGACGGAAAACAACGATTTCCCCGCAGAAAGCCAGCGTCTGATTTATAGCGGTAAGGTACTCAAGGACCCAGAGACCCTTGCCTCATACAATGTGCAGGATAACCACACCATACATATGGTGCGTGCTGCCATTAAAACTAGCAGTGGTGCGTCGAACACGCCGGCGTCCAGTGGCAGAACCATGTCCCAGGCCACTGCATCGCGAGCGGCAGAAGCACAAGGCGTTCCATCATCCTTCTCGGCTGGTCAACAATTTACAAATAACCCGCTCTCTGCGCTGAATCGCGCAGATTACGCAGGTCCACATATGGCGAATCTTCTGAATGAGGCTGGTGGTATGTTTGGCAATTTTGGCGGTATGAACCCACGAGACCCCAACGTCATGCTTGGTATGATGCAGAACCCTGAATTCCTTcagcacatgcgcagcatgctTGCGCGTCCTGAAGTGGTGGACCAAATCATTGCAAGCAACCCACAGATGCAGGCTATGGGCCCCCAGGTCCGTGACATGATGCAATCAGAATATTTCCGTGACCTGGTCACGAACCCTGAGATGATTCAGCGCATGACCCAACTGTCACAGATGATGGGCGGCTTGCCTGGCACGGGTGCGCCGTCATGGCCGCCTCCCGGCGCATTTGGTGCACCACCAACGCAGGATTCAGCCCagcgcgacgctgctcaTAACGCTGCCTCGGACCCTCTTGCCAGTCTTGCCCAGCTTCAGAGCTTGTTGGGAGGCATGGGCGGTGCAGCTGGGGCAGGTGGTCTTAACCCATTGGCTGCAGCGCTGGCCGGTAGTGGTAATCAAGCCCAGCCCACCGATCAGCGGGCACCCGAAGAACGTTATGCAACACAGCTGGAGCAACTTCAAACCATGGGATTTCTAGATCCTCGCGAGAATCTGCGTGCACTCCTCATGAGTGGTGGCAGTGTTGAAGGAGCTGTAACCATTTTGCTCGACTAG
- a CDS encoding 20S proteasome subunit beta 6, translated as MPVGHQFSPYTSNGGSIMAIHGDDYCVIAGDTRQSEGYNIQTRYKPKVFRLTDKATLATNGFSADAEALVSRIKIRLEMYQHTHGRSMPLHAIARMLSTILYSKRFFPYYVYNILGGIDEEGRGAVYGYDPVGSYERIVCCASGAAQGLLQPFLDNQVMFKNQMPTPETSIPEPGHLPLPHALRIVMDSFTSATERHIEVGDGLEVFIVRSMKPRASEETATTAQQPAMDISLEQFGAVDALGGEDAFTPGACMVIRRELKKD; from the coding sequence ATGCCGGTGGGACATCAATTTAGTCCATACACGTCAAATGGTGGCTCCATTATGGCTATCCATGGTGATGACTATTGTGTCATTGCTGGAGATACCCGGCAAAGCGAGGGATATAATATTCAAACACGATACAAGCCCAAAGTCTTTCGATTGACCGACAAGGCAACTCTTGCCACGAACGGTTTCTCTGCTGACGCAGAAGCACTAGTATCACGCATTAAAATTCGCCTCGAAATGTATCAACACACGCACGGTCGCTCGATGCCGCTGCATGCTatcgcgcgcatgctctCGACCATCCTTTACAGCAAGCGCTTTTTCCCTTACTATGTATACAACATCTTGGGCGGTATTGATGAGGAGGGTCGCGGTGCTGTGTATGGTTATGACCCCGTCGGCAGCTATGAGCGCATCGTTTGCTGTGCaagtggcgccgcgcagggTCTGCTCCAGCCCTTCCTTGACAACCAGGTCATGTTCAAGAACCAAATGCCCACCCCAGAAACATCTATTCCAGAGCCTGGCCACCTGCCACTTCCTCATGCACTGCGTATTGTCATGGATTCATTCACTTCAGCGACAGAGCGTCATATTGAGGTGGGAGATGGCCTCGAAGTATTCATCGTCCGTTCTATGAAACCACGTGCTTCGGAAGAGACGGCGACAACCGCGCAGCAGCCTGCCATGGACATTTCGCTAGAGCAGTTTGGTGCTGTGGATGCTCTGGGCGGTGAGGACGCATTTACGCCTGGTGCATGCATGGTGATTCGACGAGAACTTAAAAAGGACTAG
- a CDS encoding glycerol-3-phosphate phosphatase, whose amino-acid sequence MKVQVDVDTVLFDMDGTLIDSTPAVNATWVEFAKEYNLDIDHVLHYSHGHRTVENLKRYIPSLESDALMKEVVRFESRILEIAQENMDRAIKTGNADGTIIAMPGARPLLEQIQCGRDKNPARRAGWAIVTSATSAYAQKAFVASNVSTPPDTFVTSDVCAHGKPDPEPYAKGAELSKADISKCIVVEDAPPGVLSGKRAGARVLGLRTTHEGQRMWEQGADWVVPDLSYVQAEWLDGDRLVLTIDTEEAPTRI is encoded by the exons ATGAAAGTCCAAGTCGACGTCGATACCGTCCTGTTCGACATGGATGGCACACTTATTGATTCCACCCCGGCAGTCAATGCAACGTGGGTCGAGTTTGCGAAGGAATACAACCTAGATATTGACCACGTTTTACATTACTCGCACGGCCATCGTACAGTGGAAAATCTCAAGCGATACATTCCCAGTCTTGAAAGTGATGCTCTCATGAAAGAAGTCGTGCGCTTCGAAAGCCGCATTCTCGAAATCGCTCAGGAAAACATGGATCGCGCAATAAAGACGGGCAACGCCGATGGCACGATTATCGCCATGCCCGGTGCACGCCCGTTGCTAGAGCAGATTCAGTGCGGTCGCGATAAGAATCCTGCGCGCCGGGCAGGCTGGGCCATCGTTACAAGCG CTACAAGTGCCTATGCGCAAAAAGCGTTTGTGGCCAGCAATGTTTCAACACCGCCCGACACTTTTGTAACATCAGACGTGTGTGCCCATGGCAAACCGGATCCCGAGCCTTACGCCAAAGGCGCGGAGCTGAGCAAGGCGGACATATCAAAATGCATCGTGGTTGAAGATGCACCGCCAGGTGTTCTCAGCGGCAAACGAGCGGGTGCTCGGGTCCTTGGATTGCGCACGACACATGAGGGTCAGCGCATGTGGGAACAAGGTGCTGATTGGGTGGTGCCTGACCTTAGCTATGTGCAAGCCGAATGGCTTGATGGCGACCGTCTCGTGCTTACCATCGATACTGAAGAGGCACCGACACGTATTTGA
- a CDS encoding SNF1 kinase complex beta-subunit Gal83 has protein sequence MGNTQSLYHLQDRNRDGTRPLTPSESTSQTSREAEAVVTTHQPGHLYSHTLSLEACPDMEAKASDQRNLAYSTHPNARAIVAGSQFARYGASDTSLNEPASTSSDASSSVSLSEIDAPSRDSPIERSEILQRRATGVHLEVNTDHEPLPSTPSTLDVKTPRVSASYSMCKTPPGNSGDDRSMRIAQRSSVLFSDDVPWNVNETPRTGSREPDSDDDTHPHVNARLRSLPSYLKIPTAIPRSFTSSRIAFDDAGAAADSSRASKFWPHDTKTPNREPESGAISAPLIGSTPHDSKSLSAEFQGLGLSAAAVPDGKQDAVSSATHPTPNVPLTPVNLIWRGRGKRVYVTGTFADEWQSKIPLRQLRPQTPFLGTVYLPPGTHRLKFIVDDRWRVSPDMDTATDGDGTLVNYVEIPNLQDHSRTSMTRMNAKRDDTWKRAMHELKTAHLSPRGEWEELSDELPGLSETIWTSHVPSSVELAQEAEEHMLEQADHVSENESSLLPRPPQLPRQLEKVILNAGISSKHEPIHAKAALVDDNSVLPAPNHAVLNHLATGAIKNGVLAMGTVSRYKHKYVTTVLYRPVHM, from the coding sequence ATGGGAAACACGCAGTCACTCTACCATCTCCAAGATAGGAACCGAGATGGTACGCGGCCTCTTACACCATCCGAGTCCACCTCACAGACAAGTCGTGAGGCAGAGGCTGTTGTGACGACACACCAGCCGGGACACTTGTACTCTCACACACTCAGTCTCGAAGCATGCCCTGACATGGAGGCAAAAGCTTCTGATCAGCGAAATTTGGCCTACTCTACCCATCCCAACGCGAGAGCCATCGTAGCTGGCTCACAATTTGCTCGCTACGGCGCCAGTGATACAAGCTTGAACGAGCCGGCTAGTACGTCGTCAGATGCCAGCAGCTCCGTGTCGCTCTCTGAGATTGATGCACCATCGCGTGATTCCCCtatcgagcgcagcgagaTTTTGCAACGGCGAGCGACCGGCGTGCATCTTGAGGTCAACACGGACCACGAACCTTTGCCTTCTACACCCTCGACGCTGGACGTCAAGACACCCCGTGTCTCTGCCTCATACTCCATGTGCAAGACACCCCCAGGGAATAGTGGTGACGACCGCAGCATGAGAATTGCACAGCGATCTTCTGTCTTGTTTAGCGATGATGTTCCGTGGAATGTAAACGAGACACCGCGCACCGGTTCTAGGGAGCCTGACAGTGATGACGACACACATCCTCATGTCAATGCTAGGCTCAGATCACTCCCATCATACCTCAAAATCCCTACGGCTATTCCACGCTCCTTCACAagctcgcgcatcgctTTTGATGACGctggtgcagctgccgatTCGAGTCGTGCGTCGAAATTTTGGCCTCACGATACCAAGACACCCAACAGAGAACCAGAATCTGGCGCCATATCCGCGCCGCTTATCGGTTCCACGCCGCACGACTCAAAGTCGTTGTCTGCCGAGTTCCAAGGCCTTGGTCTAAGCGCAGCGGCTGTACCTGATGGCAAGCAAGACGCCGTTTCTTCTGCCACGCACCCAACTCCCAATGTCCCTCTCACGCCCGTTAATTTGATTTGGCGTGGCCGCGGAAAACGCGTCTATGTAACCGGCACATTTGCTGACGAATGGCAAAGCAAAATTCCTCTCCGCCAACTGCGCCCGCAAACACCATTTTTGGGCACAGTCTACCTCCCGCCAGGCACGCATCGGCTCAAGTTTATTGTGGACGACCGCTGGCGCGTGTCTCCAGACATGGATACGGCCACAGATGGCGATGGTACCCTCGTGAACTATGTCGAGATACCTAACCTCCAAGATCATTCCCGCACGTCCATGACACGTATGAATGCCAAGCGTGATGACACATGGAAGCGAGCGATGCACGAGCTCAAAACCGCTCATTTGTCGCCTCGTGGCGAGTGGGAAGAGCTGAGTGACGAATTGCCTGGTCTTTCTGAAACGATATGGACGAGTCATGTGCCGTCCTCCGTGGAATTGGCCCAAGAAGCCGAAGAACACATGCTGGAGCAGGCTGACCATGTCTCGGAGAACGAATCGTCGCTGCTTCCACGGCCACCACAACTACCCCGACAACTCGAAAAAGTTATCCTTAACGCTGGTATATCCAGTAAACATGAACCTATTCATGCCAAGGCAGCTCTTGTGGACGATAATAGTGTGCTGCCTGCGCCAAATCACGCTGTGCTAAATCACCTGGCTACAGGCGCTATCAAAAATGGTGTACTGGCTATGGGTACAGTGTCCCGCTACAAACACAAATACGTAACTACGGTACTGTACCGTCCCGTGCATATGTAA
- a CDS encoding glycerol-3-phosphate phosphatase, with translation MPTYEVETDTLLFDMDGTLVSSTAALSAVWAEFCEQYNMDLNDLLTNSHGKRTVENLEERLPQLTHEQAQSEAYRFENRIIELSDERRAKATKEPTAEDPQGSIVGLPGVKDLLTQINEGAKQDPSRRPGWAIVTSATGDYARRAFLSTKSSDLPKVFVSSDDVTKGKPNPEPYKKGAELSHVNPTNCIVVEDAPAGVLSGKRAGARVLALKTTHEAERLWRQGADFVVDDLSKVKAHWSGDKVVLTIDSEERPSFE, from the coding sequence ATGCCAACGTACGAAGTTGAAACCGACACTCTTCTTTTTGATATGGATGGAACCCTCGTTAGCTCGACGGCAGCTCTGAGCGCTGTGTGGGCAGAGTTCTGCGAGCAATACAACATGGACCTCAACGACCTCTTGACCAACTCGCACGGCAAGCGCACTGTTGAGAATCTCGAAGAGCGCCTTCCGCAGCTCACCCATGAGCAAGCTCAGTCTGAGGCTTACCGCTTCGAGAACCGCATCATTGAGCTTTCGGACGAACGTCGCGCTAAGGCGACTAAGGAACCCACTGCGGAAGACCCCCAGGGAAGCATTGTGGGTCTGCCTGGTGTCAAGGACCTGCTCACGCAGATCAACGAGGGCGCAAAGCAGGACCCGAGTCGCCGCCCTGGCTGGGCCATTGTAACGAGCGCCACGGGCGACTATGCCCGCCGCGCATTCCTCTCGACCAAGTCGTCCGACCTCCCTAAGGTGTTTGTGTCTTCGGACGACGTGACGAAGGGCAAGCCGAACCCTGAGCCATACAAGAAGGGTGCTGAGCTCAGTCATGTCAACCCAACGAACTGTATTGTTGTGGAAGACGCGCCTGCCGGTGTGCTCAGTGGTAAGCGCGCCGGTGCTCGTGTGCTCGCCCTCAAAACGACGCATGAGGCTGAGCGTCTCTGGCGTCAGGGTGCCGACTTTGTGGTCGATGACCTCAGCAAGGTCAAGGCTCACTGGTCGGGTGACAAGGTCGTGCTTACGATCGACTCGGAGGAACGTCCCAGTTTCGAGTAG
- a CDS encoding nuclear segregation protein, which yields MVDSTKTHGAVAAAPTPTVEIVKQPGGRPDQKHHNGEMDRLKSEIDQTHAKIAQIRAALSGESLADSPSGKRRSALKDELTALRNQQAGRKGTRGKVFDELKQVQDDIAHKIKALQQAKSKAPFKSVSELDAQVAQIEAQIESGSMKIVEERKALNDISTLKRSRKSVEQFGEQQKEIDELRAHVADLRLSLDDPEMAAANKRYEEIKAEMDELSKEQEKLFGNRGKLLSQRTALSKHLDELYQARRDRLTAYHAENDKFFARVRAERERRQEAQRKEREEADRMRQEAEIQALREDAALPAFAKEIEDCDVLIRYFSGASEEDTKGENVTQSASNSQPEVPKPDATVPEGAVVARKKGDEDDYFAGTGTGKKKGKGKKSGQQAAKAHGSDEAGGAFNVPFGMLSALLSLSIPPPTNQADVPRLVDNIKLKREYFVSNQPHQTQENMRKVEEKIAALQAKTASKETPAAA from the coding sequence ATGGTAGACTCGACAAAGACCCATGGTGCagtggctgctgcgccgacACCAACCGTTGAGATTGTGAAGCAGCCAGGTGGTCGTCCGGACCAAAAGCACCACAATGGTGAAATGGACCGACTCAAGTCGGAGATAGACCAGACACACGCCAAGATCGCGCAGATCCGTGCTGCCCTGTCTGGTGAATCGCTGGCTGATTCCCCATCGGGTAAGCGCCGAAGTGCTCTGAAGGATGAGCTCACGGCACTGCGTAATCAGCAGGCTGGCCGTAAGGGCACTCGTGGCAAGGTGTTTGACGAGCTAAAGCAGGTGCAGGACGACATCGCGCACAAGATCAAGGCACTGCAACAGGCCAAGTCGAAGGCTCCATTCAAGTCTGTGTCGGAGCTGGACGCTCAGGTGGCGCAGATTGAAGCGCAAATCGAGTCCGGCTCTATGAAGATTgtcgaggagcgcaaggCGCTAAATGACATCTCGACGCTGAAAAGGTCGCGCAAGTCTGTGGAACAGTTCGGCGAGCAACAAAAGGAGATCGATGAGCTCCGCGCCCATGTGGCTGACCTGCGCTTGTCGCTTGACGATCCCGAAATGGCAGCGGCCAACAAGCGCTACGAGGAGATCAAGGCggagatggacgagctgtCCAAGGAGCAAGAAAAGTTGTTTGGCAACCGTGGCAAGCTACTGtcgcagcgcacggcgctgtcTAAGCACctcgacgagctgtacCAGGCCCGCCGTGACCGTCTCACTGCGTACCACGCCGAGAACGACAAGTTCTTtgcgcgtgtgcgtgcgGAACGCGAGCGTCGTCAAGAGGCTCAGCGAAAGGAGCGCGAAGAAGCCGACAGGATGCGTCAGGAGGCCGAGATCCAGGCTCTGCGTGAGGATGCCGCGCTGCCTGCGTTCGCCAAGGAAATTGAGGATTGCGATGTGCTGATCCGCTATTTCAGTGGTGCATCCGAAGAAGACACGAAGGGGGAGAATGTGACACAGTCCGCGTCCAACTCGCAGCCCGAGGTGCCTAAACCGGATGCGACTGTGCCGGAGGGCGCTGTTGTGGCTCGCAAGAAGGGCGATGAAGATGACTACTTTGCCGGCACGGGCACGGGCAAGAAGAAGGGCAAGGGTAAGAAGAGCGGCCAGCaggcggccaaggcgcaCGGCAGCGACGAGGCTGGTGGCGCGTTCAACGTGCCGTTTGGCATGCTGTCAGCCCTGCTGAGCCTGAGTATCCCGCCGCCCACGAACCAGGCTGACGTTCCGCGCCTCGTGGACAACATCAAGCTGAAGCGCGAGTACTTTGTGTCGAACCAGCCGCATCAGACACAGGAAAATATGCGGAAGGTCGAGGAGAAGATTGCGGCCTTGCAGGCCAAGACGGCCTCGAAGGAGACGCCTGCGGCGGCCTAA
- a CDS encoding anaphase-promoting complex subunit 11: protein MKVHIRNWHPVGYWHWNVRDPDDVCGICQNYFDGVCGACRDPGDACPLAVGECTHEFHMHCINRWLMERHEPLCPLCKRPWVEVTTQALTASA, encoded by the exons ATGAAGGTGCACATTAGAAACTGGCACCCCGTTGGCTACTGGC ACTGGAACGTGCGTGACCCAGACGATGTTTGCGGCATCTGCCAAAATTATTTCGATGGTGTATGTGGTGCTTGCCGTGATCCTGGCGATGCATGTCCACTAG CTGTCGGCGAATGCACGCATGAATTCCACATGCATTGCATCAACCGGTGGCTTATGGAACGCCACGAGCCACTGTGCCCATTGTGCAAACGCCCATGGG TCGAAGTGACGACTCAAGCCCTCACGGCCTCTGCCTAG
- a CDS encoding serine/threonine-protein phosphatase 2B catalytic subunit, producing MNEPHIADGAVHRRQRIENAYDKIAHKNLLPQIDFTVHTLDDGEQVSTQERVIKDVQAPAFHPPTPEQFWSKKDPTKPDVQFLKNHFYREGRLTHDQARYILIQATELLRAEPNLLELDAPITVCGDIHGQYYDLMKLFEVGGNPAETRYLFLGDYVDRGYFSIECVLYLWSLKLWYPNSLFLIRGNHECRHLTDYFTFKLECKHKYSEEIYDLCMESFCALPLGAVMNKQFLCIHGGLSPELQTLDDLRTINRFREPPTHGLICDILWADPLEEFGQETTNESFVHNHVRGCSYFFTYQAACQFLERNNLLSIIRAHEAQDAGYRMYRKTKVTGFPSVMTIFSAPNYLDVYNNKAAVLKYENNVMNIRQFNCTPHPYWLPNFMDVFTWSLPFVGEKVTDMLIAMLNICSKEELEEEEDDTSLNFDRHSASNGQALSFSDAGDSTPNSSLDDYPERRTVIKNKILAVGRMSRVFHVLREEAERVSELKVATGTGKLPYGTLALGSEGIKEAIHNFDEARKVDIENERMPPSLVDADPLTDDTDMSTPMPALTNTLPSQLAMPVGTGPRTPPSMPMHRRTHSRTSSLGTTMTSPSNRRRSIESTVSMIREALEGRPGNDIGHHNHHFHDDSPSSPRSPLSREPR from the coding sequence ATGAACGAGCCCCACATAGCCGATGGCGCCGTACATCGTCGGCAGCGTATTGAAAATGCGTACGATAAAATCGCACACAAGAATCTGCTTCCTCAAATTGATTTCACGGTACATACCTTGGACGATGGAGAGCAGGTATCGACGCAGGAGCGTGTCATTAAAGATGTACAGGCACCGGCGTTCCACCCACCTACGCCCGAGCAGTTTTGGAGCAAGAAGGATCCAACAAAACCAGATGTACAGTTTTTAAAGAATCATTTCTACCGAGAAGGTCGACTCACGCATGACCAGGCGCGATATATTCTGATTCAGGCTACTGAGCTGCTGCGGGCCGAGCCCAACCTGCTGGAACTCGATGCCCCGATCACTGTATGTGGTGATATTCATGGCCAGTACTATGATCTTATGAAGCTGTTCGAAGTGGGAGGAAACCCAGCGGAAACGCGTTACCTGTTCTTGGGTGACTACGTCGACCGTGGCTACTTTTCCATTGAGTGCGTGTTATACTTGTGGTCTCTCAAGCTATGGTACCCGAATTCACTTTTCCTGATTCGTGGCAATCATGAGTGCCGTCACTTGACAGACTATTTCACGTTCAAGCTTGAATGCAAGCACAAGTACTCCGAAGAAATCTACGATTTGTGCATGGAGTCGTTCTGTGCACTTCCTCTCGGCGCTGTCATGAACAAGCAATTTTTGTGCATTCACGGCGGTCTTTCACCAGAGCTTCAAACACTGGACGACCTACGCACAATCAATCGTTTTCGCGAACCGCCAACGCATGGTCTGATTTGCGACATCTTATGGGCCGATCCTCTCGAAGAGTTTGGTCAAGAGACAACGAATGAAAGTTTCGTTCACAATCATGTACGCGGATGCTCATACTTTTTTACGTATCAAGCTGCATGCCAATTCTTGGAACGAAACAACCTTCTCTCGATTATCCGAGCTCATGAAGCTCAGGATGCCGGTTACCGCATGTACCGCAAGACCAAAGTCACCGGATTTCCATCGGTCATGACCATCTTTTCTGCGCCTAATTATCTTGATGTATACAACAACAAAGCTGCGGTGCTCAAGTACGAAAACAATGTGATGAATATCCGCCAATTTAACTGCACGCCACACCCATACTGGCTGCCCAACTTTATGGACGTGTTTACTTGGAGTCTTCCGTTCGTGGGTGAAAAAGTGACTGACATGCTTATTGCCATGCTCAACATTTGCTCCAAAGAAGAActggaagaagaagaagatgaTACATCGCTGAACTTCGACCGTCATAGTGCCTCGAACGGACAAGCACTCTCTTTCTCCGATGCAGGTGACTCGACTCCTAACTCATCTTTGGACGACTATCCTGAGCGACGTACAGTGATCAAAAATAAAATTCTCGCTGTGGGACGCATGTCGCGTGTGTTCCATGTGCTACGTGAAGAAGCTGAGCGAGTGTCGGAGCTCAAAGTTGCCACGGGTACCGGCAAGCTGCCGTACGGAACGCTTGCCCTTGGATCTGAAGGTATCAAAGAAGCGATCCACAACTTTGACGAAGCTCGCAAAGTGGACATTGAAAATGAGCGCATGCCACCTTCACTGGTGGATGCCGACCCGCTGACAGACGACACGGACATGTCGACACCCATGCCTGCATTGACCAATACTCTGCCATCCCAACTTGCGATGCCTGTGGGAACTGGCCCTCGTACACCCCCGTCTATGCCAATGCACAGACGCACACACTCACGTACTAGCTCCTTGGGCACAACCATGACGAGCCCCTCGAACCGCCGTCGCTCGATCGAGTCAACCGTGAGCATGATCCGTGAAGCTCTAGAGGGTCGTCCAGGCAACGACATTGGCCATCACAATCATCATTTTCACGATGATTCACCGTCCTCACCCAGGTCACCTTTATCGCGTGAGCCGCGCTAA
- a CDS encoding kinesin family member C1, whose translation MPPTRTRSASPQRVRARRVGDAGSRAPAKAPQAASSDMRHLFALEAQRMQATRLRERAAQEQRRERTRTLDEQLDEERRIAKENRPPGHEWRGYQDYEVELLRAQCEEQVASLQADVLARDEEIKRLRDLLEQHTKQASEQASAQHTWAARVSDLEAQLRTHDARTQQLRTEASDALAHTRDLEARLAEADALRRHLHNQVQELRGNVRVYARVRPAARADPVAEWRYPDAALLATQLEVHVPSESAMGHASVKTHAFAFDHVFPPAATQSDVFAEVSDLLQSVLDGYHTTIFAYGQTGSGKTHTLEGGAGIDWQHAAHALDNDAGLIPRAMHMLWRTAEKQRTHGWSYTFEAQMVEVYLDQVSDLLSDASRRCEIKHTPTHTHVEHAAVEPLAKPEDVYALLARAQKRRQVAATRMNERSSRSHSIFALRVHGECTRPDATATTHATLNLVDLAGSERLAASGSANDAQRLKEAQSINKSLSSLADVISALAAQAKHVPYRNSTLTWLLKPSLSRGAKTLMLLALSPLQAHLSETLCSLRFAAQVHGTHLGPHRHPPRPS comes from the exons ATGCCACCGACGCGGACGCGATCGGCTTcgccgcagcgcgtgcgtgcacGCCGCGTGGGAGACGCGGGTAGCCGCGCTCCCGCTAAAGCACCACAGGCAGCTTCGTCTGATATGCGCCATCTCTTTGCTCTCGAGGCTCAGCGCATGCAAGCGACGCGTCTTCGAGagcgggcggcgcaggagcagcggcgcgagcgcacgcgTACTTTGGATGAGCAACTGGATGAGGAGCGCCGGATTGCGAAGGAAAATCGACCACCAGGTCATGAGTGGCGTGGATACCAAGACTATGAAGTCGAGCTATTGCGAGCACAGTGTGAGGAGCAAGTAGCGTCGCTGCAGGCTGATGTGCTAGCTCGTGACGAGGAAATCAAGAGGCTACGAGACTTGCTGGAGCAACATACAAAACAAGCATCAGAGCAAGCGTCGGCGCAGCATACTTGGGCAGCACGCGTCTCTGATCTCGAGGCACAGCTTCGGACGCACGATGCACGGACGCAACAGCTGCGTACCGAGGCCTCGGATGCCCTCGCGCATACCCGTGATCTTGAGGCGCGCCTAGCTGAGGCTGATGCATTAAGGCGTCACTTGCACAACCAAGTCCAGGAACTGCGTGGTAATGTGCGTGTCTATGCTCGAGTAAGACccgcggcgcgtgctgaTCCCGTGGCCGAATGGCGGTATCCtgacgcggcgcttcttgcgacgcagctcgaggtgCATGTGCCATCGGAGAGCGCGATGGGCCATGCATCCGTCAAGACGCACGCCTTTGCGTTCGACCACGTATTTCCACCTGCGGCGACGCAGTCGGATGTGTTTGCTGAAGTCTCAGATTTGCTGCAAAGCGTGCTGGATGGCTACCATACGACCATCTTTGCCTACGGGCAGACGGGGTCAGGCAAGACACACACGCTCGAAGGCGGTGCAGGCATCGACTGGCAGCATGCTGCCCACGCCTTGGACAACGATGCCGGTCTGATTCCACGTGCTATGCACATGCTGTGGCGCACCGCCGAAAAGCAGCGCACACATGGCTGGTCATACACCTTTGAGGCCCAAATGGTCGAAGTGTACCTTGACCAGGTATCTGACCTGCTCAGCGATGCATCGCGCCGTTGTGAGATCAAGCACACACCGACACACACGCATGTTGAGCATGCGGCCGTGGAGCCCCTAGCAAAGCCAGAGGACGTGTATGCGCTTctggcgcgcgcgcaaAAGCGGCGCCAGGTGGCAGCAACGCGAATGAATGAGCGTTCAAGCCGCAGCCACTCGATTttcgcgctgcgtgtgcatGGCGAATGCACACGGCCGGATGCCACGGCCACTACGCATGCTACACTCAATCTCGTGGACCTAGCCGGCTctgagcgcctcgcggcaAGTGGCTCAGCCAACGatgcacagcgcctgaAAGAGGCGCAAAGCATCAACAAGTCGCTCAGCAGCCTCGCGGATGTCATTTCCGCCCTGGCAGCTCAGGCCAAGCATGTCCCCTACCGAAATTCGACACTGACATGGCTCCTGAAGCCGTCGCTCAGCCGCGGCGCAAAAAC GCTCATGCTGCTTGCACTCTCACCTCTCCAAGCGCACCTGAGCGAAACTTTGTGTTCCCTGCGCTTTGCTGCACAAGTACATGGCACACACCTCGGACCACATCGACATCCCCCCCGGCCTTCTTAG